In a single window of the Candidatus Hydrothermales bacterium genome:
- a CDS encoding DUF2989 domain-containing protein, with product MRRIFSFLFSILFLYCAANPHSTSVKIYMQQQNFEKVIEEAEKWAKSEPKNPEPYLWISRAYTLTNRYIEGAQYLLKSIDMGLKKKLEKIDKTTLFNGGIVANQEKNYDFAIRCFEKLREVEPDSPKVYINLAAFYQSKGDAKRAKEVLEEGQRKVKDNILMSYYLARFYMEENPEKAEEIAKNNINKEMNRELKAKFFGLLGEIYSNKKNYEEAEKFFKEAYLNDTTNTKYLFNLALSNFLLKRYKESITYFEKYAQKNPEEADVYEYIGRACHLTGGYDKALENYKKALSLKEKSEIYRLIADCYSKLGKTKEALEAIKKASELEGIKK from the coding sequence ATGAGGAGAATATTTAGTTTCTTATTTAGTATCTTATTTCTTTATTGTGCGGCAAACCCTCATTCTACATCTGTAAAGATATATATGCAACAGCAGAATTTTGAAAAAGTTATTGAAGAAGCTGAAAAGTGGGCAAAATCAGAACCTAAGAACCCTGAGCCCTACCTATGGATCTCAAGAGCATACACCTTAACAAATAGATACATTGAAGGTGCTCAGTACCTACTAAAGTCTATTGATATGGGTCTAAAGAAAAAACTGGAGAAAATAGATAAAACTACTCTTTTTAACGGTGGAATTGTTGCAAACCAAGAGAAAAACTATGATTTTGCGATAAGATGCTTTGAAAAACTAAGGGAAGTTGAACCAGATAGTCCAAAGGTTTACATAAATCTTGCCGCTTTTTATCAGAGTAAGGGTGATGCAAAAAGAGCAAAAGAGGTCCTTGAGGAGGGACAAAGAAAAGTAAAGGATAATATCCTTATGTCTTACTATCTTGCCAGATTCTATATGGAGGAAAATCCAGAAAAAGCTGAGGAAATAGCTAAAAATAATATAAACAAAGAAATGAATAGGGAGTTAAAGGCAAAGTTCTTTGGGCTATTAGGTGAGATTTACTCAAACAAGAAAAATTACGAAGAAGCTGAAAAGTTTTTTAAAGAAGCCTATCTTAATGATACAACAAATACAAAATATCTCTTTAATCTTGCCCTTTCAAACTTTTTGCTAAAAAGATACAAGGAGTCAATAACTTATTTTGAGAAGTATGCCCAAAAGAATCCTGAAGAAGCAGATGTTTATGAATATATCGGAAGAGCATGCCATTTAACAGGTGGTTATGATAAGGCATTGGAAAACTATAAAAAAGCTCTCTCTCTGAAAGAAAAATCAGAGATATATAGATTGATTGCAGATTGCTATTCAAAGCTAGGGAAAACTAAAGAAGCTCTTGAAGCTATTAAGAAAGCTTCAGAACTTGAGGGAATAAAAAAATGA
- a CDS encoding DegT/DnrJ/EryC1/StrS family aminotransferase, whose product MRKKVIKLHNLYLSYKEIKKDLFSDFKKIFKEMNLYLGPFQQMFEREFALYCDSKYFVSCSSGTDALHLALRAVGIKEKDEVILPSFTFFAVLEAVWMVGAWPVFALKLKRATLLLIQKM is encoded by the coding sequence ATGAGAAAAAAAGTAATCAAACTACATAACCTCTATCTTTCCTATAAAGAAATAAAAAAGGATTTATTCTCTGATTTTAAAAAAATATTCAAAGAAATGAATCTTTACCTTGGGCCCTTCCAACAAATGTTTGAAAGAGAATTCGCCCTATATTGCGATAGTAAGTACTTCGTTAGCTGCTCCTCTGGAACAGATGCGCTCCACCTTGCCTTAAGAGCTGTAGGAATAAAAGAAAAAGATGAGGTAATATTGCCCTCTTTTACATTTTTCGCAGTTCTTGAAGCTGTCTGGATGGTTGGAGCTTGGCCTGTTTTCGCCCTGAAATTAAAGAGAGCGACTTTACTATTGATCCAGAAGATGTAA
- a CDS encoding phosphatidylglycerophosphatase A, translating into LIFLIFYKPSFITLSILFMYTYILHYVLRDFLYKKDPDFFTLDEIIGTLPIFYFQTEIFFYVLYFAIYRFFDIKKPLFIKNLERIRNFKGVLLDDLLSGIYSLFFTILIHFVFHKIFL; encoded by the coding sequence CTTATATTTTTGATTTTTTACAAACCCTCCTTCATTACACTTTCGATTTTATTTATGTATACGTATATACTTCATTATGTATTGAGAGATTTTCTTTATAAAAAAGATCCTGATTTTTTTACCCTTGATGAAATAATAGGAACACTTCCTATTTTCTATTTCCAGACTGAAATTTTTTTCTACGTCCTTTACTTTGCTATTTATAGATTTTTTGATATAAAAAAGCCTCTATTTATTAAAAATTTGGAAAGAATTCGAAATTTTAAAGGTGTACTACTTGACGATCTTCTAAGTGGAATCTATTCCCTTTTTTTTACGATACTTATCCACTTTGTGTTCCACAAAATTTTTCTTTAA
- a CDS encoding CNNM domain-containing protein, which yields MIFLHFILLIITFLTSFLASGTETAFFSLTEERTSRFPIKKERKKMIKKILIFPGIIIFTIVSINTFVNTLASSVFSSLTFQVFNVDKKLIEIVDTVILGSFLFVFCETLPKNFALKSPHKFL from the coding sequence ATGATTTTTCTTCACTTTATTTTACTAATTATCACTTTCTTAACTTCTTTTTTAGCCTCTGGAACAGAGACCGCTTTTTTCTCTCTTACGGAAGAGAGAACATCAAGATTTCCAATCAAAAAAGAAAGAAAAAAGATGATTAAAAAAATTTTAATATTCCCAGGAATAATAATATTCACTATTGTTTCTATAAATACATTTGTAAACACTTTAGCGTCCTCAGTATTTTCAAGTTTAACTTTTCAAGTTTTCAATGTAGATAAAAAGCTAATTGAAATTGTTGACACTGTTATTTTGGGTTCATTCCTATTTGTTTTCTGTGAAACTCTCCCCAAAAACTTTGCCTTAAAATCACCACATAAATTTTTGA
- a CDS encoding HDIG domain-containing metalloprotein: protein MREKKERERIVRISSLLIFSILLPIFAPFSEKKTYAMRKGEIPQKDIIAEFTFEVPRKDAELLREKEEILKTLTVVLSPLVTPSIDTELIVQQFLDFDKKTRKKILDGTKKFLKEIENLVIVEEIDTIRKLKREYVILLTPEGDKFYPVDKILSIQEVKEILKRKAREIFPHNLQLSFLFEELISPFINPNYRIDFEETRRKEEKLIESIEKIKEVVYKGEIIAKAGEPLSDAQIEKLEVMEALREKSLLTKFTSLILRYILFFLIIAFSYYSIRFIFPEIYNDTKLILITLINAATFMLVSSIIIKATKNSFYIPFAFIPLFFYFVTGRNFAVFVTIILSIFCAIYSGMSLFLLIYFLSIGMSGILISKFLRRRADLIFGSFILFVISVALTFFFRAYVDYKISEKEIILSSIFSSGLSVLGSIAFLLIYEKIFGITTDFVLLELSSPDYFLLKELEKRAPGTYEHSLRISELAVVAAESIGANPLIAKVGALYHDIGKIEMPEYFIENQKDVRENPHAKLSPSLSATILLNHVKRGVELAKKYRLPESIEKIIERHHGTLVMSYFYEKAKKLNQNVDEEEFRYKGPKPEKKEEAIIMLLDGIEAAVRNLEKYNFKSISDAIDSVINHRFSDGQFDRCEITRKDIEKIKEAILPKLVHRYHIRVDYPPLIAREKIV, encoded by the coding sequence ATGAGAGAAAAAAAAGAGAGGGAAAGAATAGTTAGGATTTCATCTTTACTTATTTTTTCAATTTTACTCCCAATATTTGCACCTTTTTCTGAGAAAAAAACATATGCTATGAGAAAAGGGGAAATACCTCAGAAAGATATAATAGCTGAGTTTACTTTTGAGGTACCGAGAAAAGATGCAGAACTTTTAAGAGAGAAAGAGGAGATATTAAAAACCTTAACAGTTGTTTTATCGCCCCTTGTTACTCCTTCTATTGATACCGAACTAATAGTACAACAGTTTTTAGATTTCGACAAAAAAACAAGGAAAAAAATTTTAGATGGTACAAAAAAATTTTTAAAAGAAATTGAAAACTTAGTAATAGTTGAAGAAATTGATACTATAAGAAAACTAAAGAGAGAATACGTAATTTTATTAACACCTGAGGGAGACAAATTTTATCCCGTAGACAAAATTTTATCAATTCAAGAGGTTAAAGAAATATTAAAAAGAAAGGCTCGTGAAATTTTTCCACATAATCTACAGCTTTCCTTTTTGTTTGAAGAATTGATATCACCGTTTATAAATCCAAATTATAGAATTGATTTTGAGGAAACTCGAAGAAAAGAAGAGAAATTAATTGAATCGATAGAGAAAATTAAAGAAGTGGTATATAAGGGTGAAATAATTGCAAAAGCTGGAGAACCACTCTCCGATGCCCAGATTGAAAAACTTGAAGTAATGGAGGCCTTAAGGGAGAAAAGTTTATTAACTAAGTTTACCTCGTTAATTCTAAGGTACATTTTATTTTTTCTGATCATAGCTTTTTCCTATTATTCAATTCGATTTATTTTCCCTGAAATATATAACGATACAAAACTAATCCTTATCACTCTTATAAATGCGGCAACTTTTATGCTTGTATCAAGTATTATAATAAAAGCTACAAAGAACTCCTTTTATATTCCCTTTGCTTTTATTCCCCTTTTCTTTTATTTTGTAACGGGCAGAAATTTTGCAGTTTTTGTTACTATAATCCTTTCTATTTTCTGTGCTATCTATTCTGGAATGAGTCTTTTTTTGCTGATATATTTCTTGTCTATTGGTATGTCAGGTATTCTAATCTCAAAATTTTTAAGAAGGAGAGCTGACTTAATTTTTGGTTCTTTTATACTATTTGTCATCTCAGTAGCACTTACATTCTTTTTTAGAGCCTATGTAGATTATAAAATATCAGAGAAAGAAATTATTTTAAGTTCGATTTTTTCTTCGGGACTCTCTGTGCTTGGTAGTATAGCTTTTTTGTTAATATATGAAAAAATTTTTGGAATCACCACCGATTTTGTATTACTTGAACTTTCATCTCCTGACTACTTTCTTTTAAAAGAGCTAGAAAAAAGAGCACCTGGAACTTATGAACACTCTTTGAGAATTTCAGAATTAGCCGTAGTCGCAGCTGAGAGTATCGGCGCAAATCCTCTTATTGCAAAAGTAGGAGCTCTTTATCACGATATAGGAAAAATTGAAATGCCCGAGTATTTCATTGAAAACCAGAAAGATGTCAGAGAAAATCCACATGCAAAGCTTTCCCCATCCCTAAGTGCAACAATTTTACTTAATCATGTTAAAAGGGGAGTCGAATTAGCAAAAAAATATAGGTTACCAGAAAGTATAGAAAAAATAATCGAAAGACATCATGGAACTTTAGTTATGAGCTATTTTTATGAAAAAGCAAAAAAATTAAATCAAAATGTAGACGAAGAGGAATTTAGATATAAGGGTCCAAAACCAGAGAAAAAGGAAGAGGCTATAATTATGCTCCTTGATGGAATTGAAGCTGCAGTTAGAAATCTTGAGAAATATAATTTTAAAAGCATCTCTGATGCCATAGACTCTGTCATAAACCATAGATTTTCAGATGGACAGTTCGATAGATGTGAAATAACAAGAAAGGATATTGAAAAAATAAAAGAAGCAATCTTACCAAAACTTGTTCACCGCTACCACATAAGAGTAGACTATCCACCACTGATTGCAAGGGAAAAAATTGTTTAA
- a CDS encoding cytochrome c biogenesis protein — translation MRIKSEFILLILGLITGYIIFYFSLLVTPPERKMGDLVRIMYIHVPVAWVSLLSFTLVFVFSILYIFKRDLIWDIYSESAAEIGVLFNFLTLVTGMLWAKAVWGYYWVWDPRLTTTLILFFLYSSYLLLRGFIDTPDKRARFSSVLGIIIYVDVLFVYFSVRLWRSVHPSPFAPGDVFITSSMKYALFLSFIPYLIFFLLLFLLRYKIGKRAAEKLGVIK, via the coding sequence TTGAGGATAAAAAGCGAGTTTATCCTTTTAATATTAGGTTTAATTACAGGGTATATTATCTTTTACTTTTCTCTTCTTGTTACTCCGCCGGAAAGAAAGATGGGTGATCTTGTGAGGATAATGTATATTCATGTTCCAGTAGCTTGGGTTTCTTTGCTATCTTTTACTTTAGTTTTTGTTTTTAGCATTTTATATATTTTTAAGAGGGATTTAATATGGGATATTTATTCAGAGAGCGCCGCTGAGATTGGAGTTTTATTTAACTTTCTTACACTTGTTACAGGGATGTTATGGGCAAAAGCTGTTTGGGGATATTATTGGGTTTGGGATCCAAGATTAACAACCACTCTTATTTTATTTTTCCTTTATTCTTCCTATTTACTTTTAAGGGGATTTATTGATACACCAGATAAAAGGGCAAGATTTTCTTCAGTTTTAGGTATAATAATTTACGTAGATGTTCTCTTTGTTTATTTTTCAGTGAGGCTATGGAGATCAGTTCATCCTTCACCTTTTGCTCCTGGAGATGTGTTTATAACCTCTTCTATGAAGTATGCCCTGTTTTTGAGTTTCATTCCTTATTTAATTTTCTTTTTACTTTTATTTTTATTGAGGTATAAAATAGGTAAAAGGGCAGCTGAAAAATTGGGGGTGATTAAATGA
- a CDS encoding cyclic 2,3-diphosphoglycerate synthase, translating to MAKRVLILGAAGRDFHNFNVFFRDNENYEVVGFTATQIPGIEGRKYPPSLAGKLYPNGIPIYPEEDLEKIIREKKVDIVVFAYSDVSHVYVMNRASRALACGADFWILGPESTMLKSKKKVISVCAVRTGSGKSQTSRKIAKILKDMGKKVGVVRHPMPYGDLDKMKVQKFTSREDLVKYKTTIEEREEYEPHISMGFAVYAGVDYEEILELAEKESDVILWEGGNNDFPFFKPDLHIVVADPLRVGHEETYHPGETNIRMADVVVINKIDFAPFENVYRLRANIERLNPRSRIVEAVSPIYVENPEIIRGKKVLCIEDGPTLTHGEMDIGAAYVAAKKYGAKEVVSPLPYAVGSIKTTFENYPHTKKVLPAMGYSETQIEELRETIRRTPCDAVIIGTPINLANLFEIDKPWVRVRYELQEIGEPTLEDILKEFFGKL from the coding sequence ATGGCAAAAAGAGTTTTAATACTTGGAGCAGCAGGAAGAGATTTTCACAATTTTAACGTTTTTTTTAGAGATAATGAAAATTATGAAGTAGTGGGATTTACAGCTACACAGATACCAGGCATCGAAGGAAGAAAGTATCCTCCCTCTCTTGCTGGAAAACTTTATCCAAATGGGATTCCTATTTATCCAGAGGAGGACTTAGAAAAAATAATTAGGGAAAAAAAGGTAGATATTGTTGTTTTTGCATACTCAGACGTTTCTCATGTTTATGTTATGAATCGTGCCTCAAGGGCTTTAGCCTGTGGTGCCGACTTTTGGATATTAGGTCCTGAAAGTACTATGCTTAAGTCTAAAAAGAAAGTTATCTCAGTTTGCGCTGTCCGAACAGGAAGTGGAAAAAGCCAGACCTCAAGAAAAATTGCAAAAATCTTAAAAGATATGGGAAAAAAAGTGGGAGTAGTAAGACACCCTATGCCCTATGGTGATCTTGATAAAATGAAGGTTCAAAAATTTACCTCAAGGGAAGATTTAGTTAAATACAAAACAACTATTGAAGAGAGAGAAGAGTATGAACCACATATTTCTATGGGTTTTGCTGTTTATGCTGGAGTTGACTACGAGGAGATTTTGGAATTAGCTGAAAAAGAAAGTGATGTGATTTTATGGGAGGGAGGAAATAACGACTTTCCATTTTTTAAGCCTGACTTACATATTGTGGTAGCAGATCCACTCAGGGTAGGGCATGAAGAAACCTATCACCCAGGTGAGACAAATATAAGAATGGCGGATGTGGTTGTTATAAACAAGATAGATTTTGCCCCCTTTGAAAATGTTTATAGATTAAGAGCAAACATAGAGCGTTTAAATCCTCGCTCAAGGATTGTTGAGGCTGTTTCTCCAATTTATGTGGAAAATCCAGAAATAATTAGGGGAAAAAAGGTTTTATGTATTGAAGATGGTCCAACTTTAACGCATGGAGAAATGGATATAGGTGCAGCTTATGTAGCTGCTAAAAAATACGGGGCAAAAGAGGTTGTTTCACCTCTCCCCTATGCGGTTGGCTCAATAAAGACTACTTTTGAAAACTATCCCCATACTAAAAAGGTTTTACCAGCTATGGGTTACAGTGAAACTCAAATAGAGGAGTTAAGAGAAACAATAAGAAGGACACCTTGCGATGCTGTGATAATAGGTACACCTATTAATCTTGCTAATTTGTTTGAAATAGATAAACCTTGGGTAAGAGTGAGATATGAATTGCAGGAAATCGGTGAGCCAACCTTAGAGGATATTTTAAAGGAATTTTTTGGAAAACTTTGA
- a CDS encoding PhoH family protein: MEIKVFTLKPKKIREILGVLNQNLKVLQTNFSGKISVRGEEIKFEGTKKEFERFRDLLKELEAKAQEGKFFEPEEIIEILNYKNSIDEKDKEKNVIVTPKKIVVPKTENQILYVEALRKYPITFSIGPAGTGKTYLAVAVALESLMEEKVERIILTRPAVEAGESLGFLPGSFQEKVDPYLRPLYDALFDMMPYERIKKLMSTGVIEIAPLAYMRGRTLSNAFVILDEAQNTNYLQMKMFLTRMGLKTKIAITGDVTQIDLKEKEESGLLIAEKILKDLDGIKFIYLGPEDIIRHPIVKSIIIAYEKYERKKREGKNS, from the coding sequence GTGGAAATTAAAGTTTTTACTTTAAAACCTAAAAAAATTAGAGAAATTCTAGGAGTATTGAATCAAAATTTAAAGGTCCTTCAAACAAATTTTTCTGGAAAAATTTCAGTGAGGGGAGAGGAAATAAAATTCGAGGGAACAAAGAAAGAATTTGAAAGATTTAGAGATCTTTTAAAAGAACTTGAAGCAAAGGCACAGGAAGGTAAGTTTTTTGAGCCTGAGGAAATTATCGAAATACTTAACTATAAAAACAGCATAGATGAAAAAGATAAAGAAAAAAATGTAATTGTTACACCAAAAAAAATTGTCGTACCAAAAACAGAAAACCAGATTCTCTATGTTGAAGCTTTAAGAAAATATCCAATAACTTTTTCAATAGGTCCTGCAGGAACTGGTAAAACGTATCTTGCTGTAGCTGTGGCTCTTGAAAGTCTCATGGAAGAAAAAGTTGAAAGGATAATTTTAACTAGACCTGCAGTTGAGGCAGGAGAATCACTTGGTTTTTTACCCGGAAGCTTTCAAGAAAAAGTTGATCCTTATCTCAGACCACTTTATGATGCACTTTTTGACATGATGCCTTACGAAAGAATAAAGAAATTGATGAGTACAGGTGTAATCGAGATAGCACCTCTTGCATACATGAGGGGAAGAACCTTATCAAATGCCTTTGTAATTCTCGATGAAGCACAAAATACAAACTACCTACAAATGAAAATGTTTTTAACAAGAATGGGACTTAAAACCAAAATAGCTATCACAGGAGATGTGACTCAGATTGATTTAAAAGAAAAAGAAGAATCAGGGCTTTTAATTGCTGAAAAAATACTAAAAGATTTAGATGGAATAAAATTTATATACCTTGGACCGGAAGATATAATAAGACATCCTATTGTGAAATCTATTATTATTGCATACGAAAAGTATGAGAGAAAAAAAAGAGAGGGAAAGAATAGTTAG
- the ybeY gene encoding rRNA maturation RNase YbeY, whose amino-acid sequence MFKINFFKTVKKEIPLDEDELKRLKKIFKKEIENNNLKIKEINIIMVGKNRIKKLNKNFLNRNKKTDCLSFNLDNVGEIYICSDYVKNKKDFLKLLIHSFCHILGYDHKSEKEKKIMEEKEKSLISKITK is encoded by the coding sequence TTGTTTAAAATTAATTTTTTTAAAACAGTAAAAAAAGAAATTCCCCTTGATGAAGATGAACTAAAAAGATTAAAAAAAATCTTTAAAAAAGAAATAGAAAACAATAATTTAAAAATTAAGGAAATAAACATTATAATGGTAGGAAAAAATAGAATAAAAAAATTAAATAAAAATTTTTTAAACAGAAATAAAAAAACTGATTGTCTCTCCTTTAATTTGGATAATGTAGGAGAGATATACATATGTTCGGATTACGTTAAAAATAAGAAAGATTTTCTAAAACTTTTAATTCACAGCTTTTGTCATATACTTGGATATGATCACAAAAGTGAAAAAGAAAAAAAAATTATGGAAGAAAAAGAGAAGAGTTTAATCAGTAAAATTACAAAATGA
- a CDS encoding DegT/DnrJ/EryC1/StrS family aminotransferase, whose protein sequence is MACFRPEIKESDFTIDPEDVRSKITEKTKGIILVHLFGMPCDMKEFWEIKKNNPQIVLIEDSAQSHGALYEDKRAGNLGDVSAFSFYYTKNLGALGEAGGVSTNDYEVYEKLRLLRVHGQDKAYVSKIMGFNFRMDEIQAAVLLLKLKHLDRWNSRRREIAKIYFENLKDIEEVKLIKEDENKKSVYHLFVIRAKDRDKLRAYLRENGIETGVHYPIPCHLQPAASFYGYKEGYLPLTERLCKEVLSLPCHPYLKDEDVLYICEKIKKFYL, encoded by the coding sequence TTGGCCTGTTTTCGCCCTGAAATTAAAGAGAGCGACTTTACTATTGATCCAGAAGATGTAAGATCAAAAATAACAGAAAAAACAAAAGGAATAATTTTAGTTCATCTTTTTGGCATGCCCTGTGATATGAAAGAGTTTTGGGAAATTAAAAAGAATAATCCTCAAATCGTTTTGATTGAAGATTCTGCTCAATCTCATGGTGCTCTCTATGAAGATAAAAGAGCCGGAAACCTTGGAGATGTATCAGCCTTCAGTTTCTACTACACAAAAAATCTCGGTGCACTGGGCGAAGCAGGGGGAGTTTCTACAAATGATTATGAAGTTTATGAGAAATTAAGACTTTTAAGGGTTCATGGGCAAGACAAAGCTTATGTAAGTAAAATTATGGGCTTTAACTTCCGAATGGATGAGATTCAGGCAGCTGTTTTGCTTTTAAAACTCAAACACCTTGACAGGTGGAATTCAAGAAGAAGAGAGATAGCAAAAATTTATTTTGAAAATCTAAAAGATATAGAAGAGGTGAAATTAATTAAAGAGGATGAGAATAAAAAATCTGTTTATCATCTTTTTGTGATACGTGCAAAGGATAGGGATAAGTTAAGGGCTTATCTCAGGGAAAATGGCATAGAAACAGGTGTGCATTATCCAATACCGTGCCATTTGCAACCAGCAGCAAGTTTTTACGGCTATAAAGAAGGTTATTTACCGTTAACTGAGAGACTTTGCAAGGAAGTTTTATCCTTACCTTGTCACCCCTACTTAAAAGATGAGGACGTTTTATATATATGTGAAAAAATTAAAAAATTTTATTTATAA
- the argF gene encoding ornithine carbamoyltransferase, translated as MKRDFLSITDITLAELNRILDYSEDFKKGKSENFLKDKIFALIFEKPSLRTRVSFEAGIKKLGGHSIYLSQSDIGMGKREAVKDIAKNLERWVDSIVARVYSHETLITLAKESKVPVINALSDLEHPCQILADLMTIREISGDLNGPLLYVGDGNNVCHSLILGFAITGGEIRVSTPKGYEPKGEIMEKAKELSKETKSKIIFSYDPYEIVKGVKFIYTDVWASMGQEHEAEIRKKVFLPYQVNKNLIEKASSNVKFMHCLPAHRGEEVTDDVLDADYSIVYEQAENRMWAQMGLLKILFK; from the coding sequence ATGAAGAGAGATTTCCTTTCAATAACAGATATTACTTTAGCTGAATTAAATCGGATTCTTGATTACTCAGAAGATTTTAAAAAGGGAAAAAGTGAAAATTTTCTTAAAGATAAGATTTTTGCCCTTATTTTTGAGAAACCTTCTCTTAGAACAAGGGTAAGTTTTGAGGCAGGCATAAAAAAACTTGGTGGGCACTCTATATATCTTTCGCAAAGTGATATCGGAATGGGTAAAAGAGAAGCTGTTAAAGATATCGCAAAAAATTTAGAAAGATGGGTAGATTCAATTGTTGCAAGAGTTTACTCCCATGAAACTCTCATTACTCTTGCAAAGGAAAGCAAAGTTCCAGTTATAAATGCCCTTTCAGATTTAGAACATCCCTGTCAAATTTTGGCTGATCTTATGACTATAAGGGAGATTTCAGGGGATCTAAATGGTCCGCTTCTTTATGTAGGAGATGGTAACAATGTGTGCCACTCCCTTATTTTAGGGTTTGCTATAACAGGGGGAGAAATAAGGGTATCCACTCCAAAGGGATATGAGCCTAAAGGTGAAATAATGGAAAAGGCAAAAGAGTTATCTAAAGAGACCAAATCAAAAATAATTTTCAGTTATGATCCTTATGAAATTGTAAAGGGTGTTAAGTTTATATATACGGATGTGTGGGCCTCTATGGGTCAGGAGCATGAGGCAGAAATTAGAAAAAAGGTTTTCTTACCTTACCAAGTAAATAAAAATCTTATCGAGAAGGCCTCAAGTAATGTTAAGTTTATGCATTGTTTACCGGCTCACAGAGGGGAAGAGGTAACGGATGATGTTTTAGATGCAGATTATTCGATAGTTTATGAGCAAGCTGAGAATAGAATGTGGGCGCAGATGGGACTTTTAAAAATTTTGTTTAAATAA
- the mltG gene encoding endolytic transglycosylase MltG gives MKLLCFSVSFLVFVLQFILYSPLVNFKGKEERVIIKRGTNLKEFFKILKEKKVLNSSLSLLLLKIYNPKFKIFAGEWKIINSGNDLFNLKNISKAKISSQFLITIPEGYELKKILKLISEKTGIELDELKKLTENTENFKDIFKNNPPKSLEGYLFPDTYFLSYNLSPKEIISIFIKRLFEVLKELKYDSIKEKLDLDLNQILTLASIIEKEATYDFEKKIISSVYYNRLKKGIPLQADPTIQYLLPEPIFPLPKKFLKISSPYNTYINKGLPPGPICSPGKASIEAALYPLNTDFLYFVSKGDGTHIFARTYKEHLKNKKIAKKEWEKRGLIKKTLGSEQGLFKQNF, from the coding sequence TTGAAACTCCTCTGTTTTTCTGTATCATTTCTAGTTTTTGTTTTACAATTTATTCTCTATTCCCCATTGGTAAATTTTAAAGGAAAAGAGGAAAGGGTAATAATAAAAAGAGGAACTAATTTAAAGGAATTTTTTAAAATACTAAAAGAAAAAAAAGTTTTAAATAGTAGTCTATCTCTATTGCTTCTAAAAATTTATAATCCTAAATTTAAAATTTTTGCCGGAGAGTGGAAAATCATAAACTCAGGTAATGACCTTTTTAATTTAAAAAACATAAGTAAAGCTAAAATCAGCTCACAATTTTTAATCACTATCCCAGAAGGATACGAATTAAAGAAAATTCTAAAATTAATCTCAGAAAAAACTGGAATTGAACTTGATGAATTAAAGAAACTTACGGAAAATACGGAAAATTTCAAAGATATATTTAAAAATAACCCACCTAAAAGCCTTGAAGGTTATCTTTTTCCCGATACATATTTTCTCTCATATAATCTTTCACCGAAAGAAATAATTTCAATATTCATCAAAAGACTATTTGAGGTCTTAAAAGAGTTAAAGTACGATTCAATTAAAGAAAAACTAGATTTAGATTTAAATCAAATTTTAACGTTGGCTTCAATTATAGAAAAAGAAGCAACATACGATTTCGAAAAAAAGATTATCTCATCAGTATACTATAACAGACTAAAAAAAGGGATACCACTACAAGCTGACCCAACTATTCAATACTTACTACCTGAACCAATCTTTCCCTTACCTAAAAAATTTTTGAAAATATCTTCACCCTATAATACTTACATAAATAAAGGGCTACCACCAGGACCTATATGTTCACCCGGAAAAGCATCAATAGAAGCAGCCCTTTATCCATTAAATACCGATTTTCTCTATTTTGTATCAAAAGGTGATGGTACACATATTTTTGCAAGAACTTATAAAGAGCACCTTAAAAATAAAAAGATTGCAAAGAAAGAATGGGAAAAAAGAGGATTAATTAAAAAAACCTTAGGTTCAGAGCAAGGATTATTTAAACAAAATTTTTAA